One genomic segment of Entelurus aequoreus isolate RoL-2023_Sb linkage group LG25, RoL_Eaeq_v1.1, whole genome shotgun sequence includes these proteins:
- the LOC133642679 gene encoding transcription factor 20-like isoform X2, which yields MQNFSNSPAPHCLPFGFSGRGGGGPPYSTQPADPQISPRMTDDYAGMQQQSLHRGLPHSSQVSPMLAYNARNRGTVEPLPTQGNLHSGNGNNLYRKDTMDYYFSVGGKDRNRRGGLVYGAGFGYPNIDGHIPPQYRHSGSASVLSPGIMSQYSVDYGPSTGSGGGSGAFSPRQFNISQNPALQTIPASQSRQHGQTFSSVHHGQQHRTYPTSGHRMTPQYPQYSPQAGASTGSSGMYSPPPQRYLDGTANTSFDSKVNSSHSVNSNANSASGSVAGNNMGPVENVQQRYHASNYAGYSPHTHPLHKQVTLQHRNSQHNLGVGYDNPLKMQHQGPSPGSVYGKHHQGSNPNIPIAASEELAKSPMHANSQQNQLNQNLSPISNPSPTASAVHSPSCSSTPSPLMGVSETYVNPSGPSHPPTSKVHSSHSHRLMQAVSQLSPTPNSNSSVSSCGSHKGHSMSTVGVNSIPPTNCNKIGVSSGLVSREEGSSVYSSPVVKMQDAGLNSLNALSSQVANLPNTIQHVTLNDNVLSQKKGKDGGHVQQATHGVPPSQPRSRNASAASSTSTVKDVVGVGDGASLDTVAVEGSSYMSVGSSSETKTEQEDHLIEAEHTRRRQMSGASSGSEPYFYHTPSQTQAQTSANAKTSTCKSSAKEMISKTNEVPTALSASPTSECQLTETVLKSHSKLTVSSSRSSNIPLSQPNYVSHPRLVNNTPKGDRSTEITNERIKTENEDEVEKMEKGNNPMLCTGEINTKYGHGKENRLHTASTAHNDGEQKTASEEQQNVGVIVSVRSEGSHFEKGKQPQDLSLKEKQAQSYLKESSHNGEEGIDLSRYSSRHSKSNIEQPQNLAQYGPHKYSFGESTYGSDLSVMNKGRTGPAGVMESSSRGYQQSHTGYGPEHSKDLSSLAEAFGRKGQAAGTKGQEDNSQLQQFPSLLQEVLQGYNLDRRYGRPEQPFPAHLQVQQQFQTRYPYGLVENLRMVDGGANDTMTQVGKPQHPNHRLESKPSFAMHPQSSLKSEPSISKILQKTAKKEGDFSEDNLPQTLEAQLIQPKHINLADYSLPQRKVSNASTLPSAVQELLLQEPEPLKGCTGQAGSQKSERRSVICDVSPNRRSTPERDRESNKEREKNQIAASVIQHPFSSTTSVNDLNKNDILRKKVVKIEAASTDTGPNTDFRGSGRTNDTDMEYHSKTILLNSEPYRQMPHPLSSNPLSSPSRHQSYLQGVDLSTGDANSFAAYRFADSRESSIMAHGNPHFPSHHPYHNLSLQSQANKIQMYPHPRGPLQHSHEISDWVKAMNRSAKDMMMMPVSSPVRPKVSQSEHRQRVATQSDVHSEQHGTKNLLHQQSGFYDMKMWESTHPGKEGPRVIETDSCYRTQPPPPSSVPVCSQGIFPHQKTHVPNTAEPEETKHPCPPPCNSTKPQTDITSTQPQVLRQTKSGGPAETNPLILRRRVRSFISPIPAKRLLQDASQLRAAANSHQSPGPHSESNHHNEDESSCSDVPRLCSPLHSDNTFPKSLSPSSGNTKALPPKKGRGLKLEAIVQKISPSVTRPASNVDDGTNHYPGFTHTAIPSFSDSQDNDITQFPRVSGGDDAFMEDSRSLNDMMPFRGVDETAPLPLSIYSCEPHQTTQTLKQKDFDFGLGTSVVSASGDKEDFALLGPLPPPPPLPRPVQGSPPPSSSALSDIQHFTNTYQQLETRRGEQSATNLLRQKLQESGMEFDDCTGSDYYRATSPHHSQSEGHGLSRHPMSSARCNLSAQDSKSLDNSVPKGYFPSGKKKGRPVGSVNKQKRTQNQGQTQGLIQPEAQNANLNSSQPPLTPIPAAPIISETMSILSSPEVSVTASILESKTSPPLTPPILTQVVKVDVESETIQPELEVKPVRRRRKGLKDENGSPERRVRQRVRRGGPAASQSATTEDTDTHVEAKGDNSANRAFLHPNQKGLFIPHIHVENKVPEIGAVCTIVNAEDDKLKGERNAVGGKTGGSGNDSIPASTLSSHVSKRESERREADEVETTLQSGKALPSSGYLVSGPVHTETKHSGRQLCCLCQKWANYKHLGDLYGPYYPAEYAAKLPKNQPQVRQCQTTTGTIKTGPNSDIDFNTLSTFQPPQTQYPQMTRPTVMSNCTVSLDSNLKSLSTAVRTANFLASNEDITGEPSATDLSYTSSYSNNTSLTWDMNLDIRPIPELKREPDFEVEQQQFPTQQQPHPADEPQQRPQHRKLTSHPRFKRRHKSSDNSPRMVPSNSKASLPFQPPPPALDSLGPLAQLAQLPQMPMDPEELWVHEGCIVWTSGVYLVNGRLYGLQEALDGARETSCSYCEMIGSTLGCYTKGCTLRYHYLCAIEADCSLNEDNFSLRCPKHKQVTQGVGPAKPTYSEQSERG from the exons ATGCAGAATTTTTCTAATAGCCCTGCCCCCCATTGTCTCCCCTTCGGCTTTAGCGGGAGGGGTGGAGGAGGACCTCCATATTCTACTCAACCAGCGGACCCCCAGATCTCCCCAAGGATGACGGATGATTATGCAGGGATGCAACAGCAGAGCCTGCACAGAGGCCTTCCACACTCCAGTCAAGTCAGCCCGATGCTGGCTTACAATGCTCGGAACAGAGGGACTGTAGAGCCACTGCCAACACAGGGTAACCTTCATAGTGGCAACGGCAACAACCTTTACAGGAAGGACACAATGGATTATTATTTTTCAGTGGGTGGGAAGGACCGGAACAGGAGAGGAGGTCTGGTCTACGGGGCAGGATTTGGATATCCTAACATCGATGGACACATACCGCCCCAGTACAGACATTCTGGCTCTGCATCTGTATTGTCTCCTGGAATAATGTCACAATATTCAGTGGACTACGGACCCAGCACTGGGTCAGGTGGAGGATCTGGAGCATTCTCTCCTCGTCAGTTTAATATCAGTCAGAATCCTGCATTGCAGACTATACCGGCTTCTCAGAGTCGCCAACATGGACAAACCTTTTCTTCAGTGCACCATGGGCAACAGCATAGGACGTATCCAACATCTGGGCACAGAATGACCCCTCAGTACCCACAGTACTCTCCGCAGGCTGGAGCATCCACGGGGTCATCAGGAATGTACAGCCCCCCTCCACAGAGATATCTTGATGGAACTGCGAACACCAGTTTTGATTCCAAAGTAAACAGTTCTCACAGTGTCAACTCGAATGCAAACTCTGCCTCTGGTTCAGTTGCTGGTAACAATATGGGGCCAGTAGAGAATGTTCAACAGCGTTACCATGCCTCAAATTATGCTGGATATTCTCCACATACACACCCCCTTCACAAACAAGTCACACTACAGCACCGCAACTCGCAGCACAATTTAGGTGTGGGTTATGACAACCCTCTTAAAATGCAGCACCAGGGTCCATCTCCAGGTTCTGTATATGGTAAACATCACCAAGGGTCCAACCCTAATATACCCATTGCAGCATCTGAAGAACTAGCCAAATCCCCAATGCATGCTAATTCCCAACAAAACCAGTTGAACCAAAACCTCAGCCCAATATCCAACCCTTCCCCGACTGCCTCTGCAGTACATTCCCCGAGTTGTAGCTCCACACCTTCCCCATTAATGGGTGTTTCAGAGACCTATGTGAACCCCTCTGGTCCTTCCCACCCTCCCACATCTAAAGTCCATAGCAGTCACAGTCATAGACTGATGCAGGCTGTGTCACAGTTAAGTCCTACACCCAATTCAAATAGTAGCGTCAGTAGTTGTGGCAGTCACAAAGGTCACAGCATGAGCACTGTTGGAGTAAACAGTATCCCACCAACAAACTGCAACAAAATAGGTGTAAGTTCAGGACTTGTGTCAAGAGAGGAAGGTTCATCTGTTTATTCATCTCCAGTTGTGAAGATGCAAGATGCAGGACTGAATAGCCTTAATGCTTTGAGCTCCCAAGTAGCCAATTTACCAAACACAATTCAACATGTGACGCTTAATGACAATGTGCTCTCACAGAAGAAAGGGAAAGATGGCGGACACGTGCAACAAGCAACACATGGTGTTCCACCATCACAACCAAGGAGTAGAAATGCAAGCGCGGCCTCAAGCACAAGCACAGTTAAAGATGTAGTGGGAGTTGGTGATGGTGCCAGTTTAGACACGGTTGCTGTTGAAGGTTCTTCTTATATGTCAGTTGGGTCCTCATCAGAGACCAAGACCGAGCAAGAGGATCATTTAATAGAGGCTGAACATACAAGACGGAGGCAAATGAGTGGTGCAAGCAGTGGATCTGAACCATATTTTTATCATACTCCAAGTCAAACCCAGGCACAAACATCAGCAAATGCCAAAACGTCCACTTGCAAGTCATCAGCAAAAGAAATGATTTCAAAAACAAATGAAGTTCCCACTGCTTTATCAGCATCTCCCACTTCTGAGTGTCAGTTAACAGAGACTGTGCTAAAATCACATTCAAAACTGACTGTTTCTTCATCCAGGTCGTCTAATATTCCCCTTTCCCAGCCAAACTATGTCTCACATCCTCGTTTGGTAAATAATACCCCAAAAGGTGATAGGAGTACAGAAATAACGAATGAACGCATCAAAACTGAAAATGAAGATGAGGTTGAGAAGATGGAAAAAGGAAATAACCCAATGTTATGTACTGGAGAAATCAACACAAAATATGGCCATGGCAAAGAAAATAGATTGCACACTGCATCCACTGCACACAATGACGGTGAACAAAAAACAGCTTCTGAAGAACAGCAAAATGTTGGTGTGATTGTTTCAGTTCGTTCTGAGGGAAGTCATTTTGAGAAAGGCAAACAACCGCAGGATCTCTCACTGAAAGAAAAGCAGGCACAGTCTTATTTAAAGGAGTCTAGTCATAATGGAGAGGAAGGTATTGATCTGAGTCGGTATTCATCTCGTCACTCAAAATCCAATATCGAACAGCCCCAAAATCTTGCCCAGTATGGACCACATAAATATAGTTTTGGAGAGTCAACGTATGGCTCAGATTTGTCTGTGATGAACAAAGGAAGGACTGGCCCAGCAGGTGTAATGGAATCAAGTTCCAGAGGCTATCAGCAATCTCACACTGGCTATGGCCCTGAGCATTCAAAAGATCTGAGTTCTTTAGCAGAGGCTTTTGGGAGGAAAGGACAAGCTGCAGGAACTAAAGGTCAAGAGGACAATTCGCAATTGCAACAGTTTCCTAGCCTTTTACAAGAAGTTCTTCAAGGTTATAATTTAGACAGACGTTACGGTAGACCAGAACAGCCATTTCCTGCACATCTTCAAGTTCAACAACAATTTCAGACAAGATACCCATATGGACTGGTAGAAAATCTAAGAATGGTAGATGGAGGAGCCAATGACACTATGACACAAGTTGGAAAACCACAACATCCAAACCACAGACTGGAAAGTAAACCCAGTTTTGCAATGCATCCTCAATCCTCTCTGAAGTCAGAGCCTTCCATCTCCAAAATATTGCAAAAGACGGCAAAAAAGGAAGGGGATTTCTCAGAAGATAATTTACCACAAACATTGGAGGCACAGCTAATCCAACCAAAGCATATCAATTTAGCAGACTATTCTCTTCCACAAAGAAAAGTGTCAAATGCATCGACTTTGCCCTCTGCTGTGCAGGAGCTCCTTCTGCAAGAACCTGAGCCACTAAAAGGCTGTACTGGTCAAGCAGGATCTCAAAAATCAGAGCGACGCTCAGTCATCTGTGATGTGTCACCAAATCGACGTAGCACACCTGAAAGGGACCGGGAAAGTAACAAAGAGCGAGAGAAAAATCAGATTGCCGCCTCTGTAATTCAGCATCCATTTTCTTCTACAACATCTGTCAATGATCTGaataaaaatgacattttaagaaaaaaagtggTAAAGATTGAAGCCGCGTCAACTGATACTGGTCCCAACACAGATTTTCGTGGTAGTGGTCGAACTAATGATACTGATATGGAATATCATTCAAAGACAATTTTGTTAAATTCGGAACCGTATAGGCAGATGCCCCATCCTCTAAGCTCCAATCCGTTGTCATCACCATCAAGACATCAGTCATATCTTCAGGGTGTCGATTTATCAACAGGTGATGCCAACAGTTTTGCTGCTTATCGGTTTGCAGATTCGAGAGAAAGCAGTATTATGGCACACGGCAACCCTCATTTTCCTTCCCATCATCCCTACCACAACTTATCACTCCAGAGCCAAGCAAATAAGATTCAAATGTATCCTCACCCTCGTGGACCCCTTCAGCATTCGCACGAAATAAGTGATTGGGTGAAAGCAATGAACAGGTCTGCTAAGGACATGATGATGATGCCTGTTTCCTCCCCAGTAAGACCTAAAGTCAGCCAGTCAGAGCACAGACAAAGGGTGGCTACTCAATCAGACGTGCACAGTGAACAACATGGGACCAAAAATTTGCTTCATCAGCAAAGCGGATTCTATGACATGAAAATGTGGGAGTCAACACACCCTGGAAAAGAAGGTCCTAGAGTGATTGAGACTGACTCTTGCTACAGGACGCAACCGCCTCCTCCATCATCTGTCCCTGTATGTTCCCAGGGCATTTTCCCTCATCAAAAGACGCATGTCCCAAATACAGCTGAGCCTGAGGAAACTAAACACCCCTGCCCTCCTCCATGCAACTCTACTAAACCTCAAACTGACATAACCTCTACTCAGCCACAGGTGCTGCGTCAAACTAAGTCTGGGGGACCTGCAGAGACAAATCCTCTTATATTGAGGAGGAGAGTTCGTTCTTTTATTTCTCCCATTCCTGCCAAAAGGCTACTTCAAGATGCATCTCAGCTCAGGGCTGCCGCAAATTCGCATCAGTCCCCTGGGCCGCACTCTGAGTCAAACCATCACAATGAAGATGAATCATCGTGTTCTGACGTTCCACGGCTATGTTCCCCTTTGCATAGTGATAATACCTTTCCCAAATCTCTATCCCCGTCGAGTGGTAATACGAAGGCCTTGCCTCCAAAGAAAGGACGAGGTTTGAAACTAGAGGCTATTGTTCAGAAAATATCACCAAGTGTTACTAGGCCTGCAAGCAATGTTGATGATGGAACCAATCATTACCCGGGCTTTACTCACACAGCTATCCCAAGTTTTAGTGATTCACAAGACAATGACATAACCCAATTTCCCAGAGTTTCAGGAGGGGATGATGCTTTTATGGAAGACAGTCGctcattaaatgacatgatgccCTTCAGAGGAGTTGATGAGACGGCCCCATTGCCTCTCTCTATCTACTCATGTGAACCTCACCAAACGACCCAAACCCTCAAACAAAAAGACTTTGACTTTGGATTAGGAACTTCTGTGGTGTCAGCGTCTGGTGACAAGGAAGACTTTGCTTTGCTAGGTCCTTTACCACCACCGCCACCCCTTCCTCGTCCAGTCCAGGGTTCTCCACCCCCATCGTCATCTGCCTTGTCAGACATTCAACATTTCACCAACACTTACCAGCAGCTTGAGACAAGAAGAGGAGAGCAATCTGCCACTAACCTTCTTCGACAAAAACTTCAAGAATCTGGAATGGAATTTGATGATTGTACCGGCAGTGACTACTATAGAGCTACCTCACCACATCATAGCCAATCTGAAGGACATGGTCTGAGCAGACATCCGATGTCCTCGGCTCGGTGCAATCTGTCTGCCCAAGACTCTAAGTCTCTGGACAATTCTGTGCCTAAAGGCTATTTCCCATCCGGCAAAAAGAAGGGCAGGCCAGTAGGGAGTGTGAACAAACAAAAACGCACTCAAAACCAAGGCCAAACACAAGGTTTGATCCAACCTGAAGCTCAAAACGCAAATCTGAATTCTTCTCAACCTCCACTAACTCCCATACCAGCAGCCCCCATAATTTCAGAAACAATGTCAATTCTAAGCAGCCCAGAAGTCTCCGTCACAGCTTCTATCTTGGAAAGCAAAACTTCTCCCCCTCTGACCCCACCCATTTTAACCCAGGTCGTAAAAGTGGATGTTGAGAGTGAAACGATCCAGCCAGAGCTGGAAGTCAAGCCTGTGAGACGGCGGCGCAAGGGTTTGAAAGATGAAAATGGAtcaccagaaagaagagtgcgtCAAAGGGTTAGAAGAGGAGGGCCTGCAGCATCACAATCAGCCACTACAGAGGACACAGATACACATGTAGAGGCAAAAGGGGATAACAGCGCAAATAGAGCATTCTTACATCCAAATCAGAAAGGCCTGTTTATACCACACATACATGTAGAGAACAAAGTACCAGAGATTGGGGCAGTCTGCACAATTGTAAATGCTGAGGATGACAAGTTGAAAGGAGAGCGTAATGCAGTTGGAGGGAAAACAGGTGGAAGTGGAAATGATTCCATACCAGCTTCAACTCTTTCCTCCCATGTATCCAAGAGAGAATCAGAAAGGAGAGAGGCGGACGAAGTGGAAACGACACTTCAGTCAGGAAAAGCACTCCCTTCATCTGGCTATCTTGTTTCAGGGCCTGTTCATACAGAAACAAAACACTCTGGCCGCCAGCTTTGCTGTTTATGTCAAAAATGGGCTAATTACAAACACCTTGGAGATCTTTATGGGCCTTACTATCCTGCCGAATATGCTGCAAAGCTTCCCAAGAATCAGCCCCAAGTTAGACAATGTCAAACAACCACAGGCACAATCAAAACTGGACCAAACTCAGACATCGACTTTAATACTTTGAGTACTTTCCAACCCCCACAAACACAATATCCTCAGATGACCAGACCCACAGTGATGAGTAACTGTACGGTTAGCTTAGATTCAAATCTAAAATCTCTTTCCACTGCAGTAAGAACTGCTAACTTCTTAGCTAGTAATGAGGATATAACTGGTGAGCCCAGTGCCACTGATTTATCTTACACCTCCAGCTACAGTAATAACACATCTCTAACCTGGGACATGAACCTTGATATCAGACCTATCCCAGAGCTAAAGAGAGAGCCAGACTTTGAGGTTGAACAGCAACAGTTTCCTACACAGCAGCAACCACATCCAGCGGATGAACCTCAACAACGACCACAACACCGGAAGCTGACCTCACATCCTCGTTTTAAACGGAGGCACAAATCTAGTGACAACTCTCCTAGAATGGTACCTTCCAACAGTAAGGCCTCGTTGCCCTTCCAGCCTCCACCGCCAGCCTTGGACTCCCTGGGACCGTTGGCACAACTTGCCCAGTTGCCTCAGATGCCCATGGACCCAGAGGAGTTGTGGGTTCATGAAGGGTGTATCGTGTGGACAAGTGGAGTCTACCTTGTCAATGGGAGATTATATGGCCTGCAGGAGGCACTGGATGGTGCCAGAGAAACG AGTTGTTCATACTGTGAGATGATTGGCTCTACCCTGGGCTGCTACACTAAAGGCTGTACACTTCGATACCACTATCTGTGTGCCATTGAAGCAG ATTGTTCTCTTAACGAAGACAACTTCTCACTGCGATGTCCGAAGCACAAG CAGGTTACGCAGGGCGTCGGGCCGGCCAAACCAACGTACTCGGAGCAGTCAGAGAGAGGGTGA